Proteins found in one Geomonas subterranea genomic segment:
- a CDS encoding MFS transporter yields MGKLSDNIRKLYLFSFLQMMLFPMAIITLFWKDHAGLSLTQILLLQSIFSVATLALDYPAGYVSDRLGYRCALNIASVLGIIGWGIYIWADSFASVLLAEIILGMSLSFISGSDSALLFETLRAQGEEQSYARHQGRMHGFAQAGEAAGAILAGVIYACEPRLPFILQVAVWGAALMVTRQLADSPRAHGPVRSHLAEAIATARYAFGENRHLRYTILLNTVLGIASFYPVWLIQPYMQHAGVPVAWFGPVWAGANLTVAVCALASHRLHNRLGDRGMVLLFLFLVVIGYLGLGLAAGVWGFLFYYLLTCMRGLRGPMMLAHTQRESASANRAATLSLQSVSFRLLFVVTGPLVGRLADQGGVGRGFYLLFYAFLVTLPLLAILFLRHAPRQA; encoded by the coding sequence ATGGGAAAGCTCTCCGACAACATCCGCAAGTTGTACCTCTTCTCCTTCCTGCAGATGATGCTGTTTCCCATGGCGATCATCACGCTCTTCTGGAAGGACCACGCCGGGCTGTCGCTGACCCAGATCCTGCTCCTGCAGAGCATCTTCTCGGTGGCGACCCTGGCGCTCGACTACCCGGCGGGGTACGTGAGCGACCGGCTCGGATACCGCTGCGCCCTCAACATCGCCTCGGTCCTCGGAATCATCGGCTGGGGCATCTACATCTGGGCGGACTCGTTCGCCTCGGTCCTTTTGGCAGAGATCATCCTTGGGATGTCGCTTTCCTTCATCAGCGGCTCCGACAGCGCCCTCCTCTTCGAGACGCTGCGGGCGCAGGGGGAGGAGCAGTCCTACGCGCGGCACCAGGGGAGGATGCACGGCTTCGCGCAGGCAGGCGAGGCCGCGGGGGCGATCCTGGCCGGCGTGATTTACGCCTGTGAGCCGAGACTCCCGTTCATCCTCCAGGTCGCGGTATGGGGCGCCGCCCTCATGGTCACCAGGCAACTGGCGGATTCCCCGCGCGCCCACGGCCCGGTCCGCTCCCACCTCGCCGAGGCCATCGCCACGGCACGCTACGCCTTCGGCGAGAACCGGCACCTGCGTTACACCATCCTGCTCAATACGGTCCTCGGGATCGCGTCGTTCTACCCGGTCTGGCTGATCCAGCCCTACATGCAGCACGCCGGGGTGCCGGTGGCGTGGTTCGGGCCGGTGTGGGCGGGGGCGAACCTGACCGTCGCCGTATGCGCACTGGCAAGCCACCGTCTGCATAACCGCCTGGGGGACCGGGGCATGGTCCTGCTCTTTTTGTTCCTGGTGGTGATCGGGTACCTTGGTCTCGGGCTCGCGGCGGGAGTGTGGGGCTTTTTGTTCTACTACCTGTTGACCTGCATGCGCGGCCTGCGCGGGCCCATGATGCTGGCCCATACCCAGCGGGAATCCGCCAGCGCGAACCGCGCGGCCACGCTGTCGCTGCAGTCGGTGTCGTTCCGGCTCCTTTTCGTGGTAACCGGCCCGCTGGTGGGCAGGCTCGCGGACCAAGGCGGCGTCGGCCGCGGTTTCTATCTCCTCTTCTACGCATTCCTGGTCACCCTGCCGCTGCTCGCCATCCTTTTCCTGCGGCACGCGCCGCGACAGGCTTGA
- a CDS encoding acetate uptake transporter translates to MNNVKLGNPAVVGLAGFGLTTFVLQCHNLGWCGIAPVLWLGLCFGGTAQMIAGLMEFKTGNNFGFCAFTGYGAFWISLCLMIIFGKNADLVKAYPTLAFNANDLGFYLVAWTVFTFILFIASMKHHATLAFIFLTLLLGFIGLDVKEFTGSALAGTFAAYDLLVCAFSALYLMTVAVYAESGINLPVGEPWIKESTAGDAVLAAEKVKA, encoded by the coding sequence ATGAATAATGTGAAACTGGGGAATCCTGCGGTAGTCGGTCTTGCTGGCTTCGGGCTGACGACATTCGTGCTGCAATGCCACAACCTCGGCTGGTGCGGTATCGCCCCCGTGCTCTGGCTCGGCCTCTGCTTCGGCGGGACGGCACAGATGATCGCCGGTCTGATGGAGTTCAAGACCGGTAACAACTTCGGCTTCTGCGCCTTCACCGGCTACGGGGCTTTCTGGATCTCGCTCTGCCTCATGATCATCTTCGGCAAGAACGCGGACCTGGTGAAGGCCTATCCGACCCTCGCCTTCAACGCCAACGACCTCGGCTTCTACCTGGTAGCGTGGACCGTCTTCACTTTCATCCTGTTCATCGCCTCCATGAAGCACCACGCGACCCTCGCGTTCATCTTCCTTACCCTGCTTCTTGGCTTCATCGGGCTGGACGTGAAGGAATTCACCGGCAGCGCTCTCGCCGGGACCTTCGCCGCTTACGACCTGCTGGTCTGCGCTTTCTCGGCCCTGTACCTGATGACCGTCGCGGTGTACGCGGAGTCCGGCATCAACCTGCCGGTCGGCGAGCCGTGGATCAAGGAAAGCACCGCCGGCGACGCGGTGCTTGCGGCGGAGAAAGTTAAGGCATAA
- a CDS encoding protease pro-enzyme activation domain-containing protein: MKVVLKKFPLCLGLLFAVATVAGAPSSCWAGNSAQVRLAGHVPARSVASARRLGRLPAVTQMRFSFTLPLRNQQALDDLLRRIYDPADPHYGHYLTGAQFTERFAPTVADYEAVKSYARGLGLTITGTHANRTVLDIAGPAAAVEAAFDLQMHQYQAHSGHNFFAPDREPGVPDAVAARISGMVGLDSSAAWHTHSHAARATEVPMATPYQVGTGPGGGMTPKDIAAAYNLSSVGATGAGQTLALFQLDGYTPSDVAAYAGYYGISSVPLQNVLVDGFSGAPGSGAGEVTLDIELQMALAPGASKIIVYQGPNTAKGVLDTYNRIATDNVAKQVSSSWGLSEGESGSSFLSSENAMFQQMAVQGQTVYAAAGDSGAYDNGSTLSVDDPASQPYVVGVGGTRLYLNSGGSYSRESAWNSDGTVTGGAGGGGVSAFWPTPSWQQRLGNVASSVMRNVPDVALNSDPGTGYSIYYQGKWWIYGGTSCAAPLWAAFTARVNQQRAAGGLAPLGFANPVLYQVGTGSGYGSTFHDVADSTTNLYYPAITGYDNATGWGSFNGANLLAALAPSASSTPTSTPTVTVPAAPAGLKATAGNGTVALSWSASSGATGYSVYRGTAPGKEGTTPVKTGLTTTAYTDTVANGTTYYYKVSAGNSAGSSPLSNEASATPTAPLAFTSGVSGSIGTTTAQIQWKTNLASNSVIRYGTSSGSLGKSLSSSTLVTSHVVKLSSLSRKTTYYFQVSSSAGSSTVTSAIYYFKTQ, from the coding sequence TTGAAAGTCGTATTGAAAAAGTTCCCCCTTTGCCTCGGACTCCTTTTCGCCGTCGCCACGGTGGCGGGAGCCCCGTCATCATGCTGGGCCGGCAACTCGGCGCAGGTCCGCCTCGCGGGACACGTCCCCGCACGGAGCGTGGCCAGCGCCAGACGGCTCGGCAGACTCCCTGCGGTGACGCAGATGAGGTTTTCCTTCACCCTGCCGCTGCGCAACCAGCAGGCGCTTGACGACCTGCTGCGGCGCATCTACGACCCCGCCGACCCGCATTACGGCCACTACCTTACCGGGGCCCAGTTCACCGAGCGCTTCGCGCCGACCGTCGCCGACTACGAGGCGGTCAAGAGCTACGCCCGGGGCCTCGGCCTGACCATCACCGGCACCCACGCCAACCGCACCGTCCTGGACATCGCCGGTCCCGCCGCCGCCGTCGAGGCCGCCTTCGACCTGCAGATGCACCAGTACCAGGCCCACAGCGGCCACAACTTCTTCGCCCCCGACCGTGAGCCCGGCGTCCCCGACGCCGTCGCCGCCCGCATCTCCGGCATGGTCGGCCTCGACAGCTCCGCCGCCTGGCACACCCACAGCCACGCCGCCCGTGCCACGGAAGTCCCCATGGCCACCCCCTACCAGGTCGGCACGGGTCCGGGGGGCGGCATGACCCCGAAGGACATCGCCGCCGCCTACAACCTCTCCTCGGTCGGCGCGACCGGGGCAGGCCAGACCCTCGCCCTGTTCCAGCTGGACGGATACACCCCCTCCGATGTCGCGGCCTACGCAGGCTACTACGGCATCTCCTCTGTTCCTCTGCAAAACGTGCTGGTGGACGGCTTCTCCGGCGCGCCCGGCTCCGGTGCCGGCGAGGTCACCCTGGACATCGAGCTGCAGATGGCGCTCGCCCCGGGCGCCAGCAAGATCATCGTCTACCAGGGCCCCAACACCGCCAAGGGGGTCCTGGACACCTACAACCGCATCGCGACGGACAACGTGGCCAAGCAGGTCAGCAGCTCCTGGGGGCTCAGCGAAGGAGAGAGCGGCTCGTCGTTTTTGAGCAGCGAGAACGCCATGTTCCAGCAGATGGCCGTCCAGGGACAGACCGTCTACGCCGCCGCCGGCGACAGCGGCGCCTACGACAACGGCAGCACCCTGAGCGTGGACGACCCGGCGTCGCAGCCCTACGTCGTGGGCGTCGGCGGCACCAGGCTCTACCTCAACAGCGGCGGCAGCTACAGCCGCGAGTCCGCCTGGAACAGTGACGGCACCGTGACCGGCGGGGCCGGCGGAGGCGGCGTGAGCGCCTTCTGGCCCACCCCCTCCTGGCAGCAGAGGCTGGGGAACGTCGCCTCATCCGTGATGAGAAACGTCCCCGACGTCGCCCTCAACTCCGACCCCGGCACCGGCTACTCCATCTACTACCAGGGAAAGTGGTGGATATACGGCGGCACGAGTTGCGCAGCCCCCCTGTGGGCCGCCTTTACCGCCCGCGTGAACCAGCAGCGTGCCGCCGGCGGCCTCGCCCCCCTGGGCTTCGCCAACCCGGTTCTGTACCAGGTAGGGACCGGCTCCGGCTACGGCTCTACCTTCCACGACGTAGCCGACAGCACCACGAACCTGTACTACCCCGCCATCACCGGCTACGACAACGCCACCGGCTGGGGTTCGTTCAACGGCGCCAACCTCTTGGCCGCCCTGGCTCCCTCAGCGTCCTCCACCCCGACCAGTACGCCCACGGTGACCGTGCCGGCGGCGCCGGCGGGGCTCAAGGCAACGGCGGGAAACGGCACCGTCGCCCTGAGCTGGAGCGCCAGCAGCGGGGCGACCGGCTACAGCGTGTACCGCGGTACCGCTCCCGGCAAGGAAGGGACCACCCCGGTGAAGACCGGCCTCACCACGACCGCCTACACCGACACCGTTGCCAACGGCACCACCTATTACTACAAAGTCTCCGCCGGCAACAGCGCCGGCAGTTCCCCCCTATCCAACGAGGCGTCCGCCACCCCGACCGCGCCGCTCGCCTTCACCTCCGGCGTGTCCGGCTCGATCGGCACGACCACCGCGCAGATCCAGTGGAAGACCAACCTCGCCTCCAATTCCGTGATCCGCTACGGCACCTCGTCCGGCAGCCTGGGCAAGTCGCTCTCCAGCAGCACGCTGGTCACCTCGCATGTCGTGAAGTTGTCCTCCCTGTCGCGGAAGACGACCTACTACTTCCAGGTCTCCTCCAGCGCGGGCAGCAGCACCGTGACCTCGGCCATCTACTATTTCAAGACGCAGTAG
- the mgtA gene encoding magnesium-translocating P-type ATPase, with protein sequence MSTAVVKPDSRFWQRPVAALLEQLAASPDGLGGAEAARRLARFGFNRIHGERKRALPLQFLAKFRNPLVIILLTASALSAFTGDATSFFIIGTIVFISVTLDFIQEYRAGQAAEGLRQSVAVRAQVLRDGRVSEIPLAEMVPGDVALLAAGDLIPCDGRVLAAKDFFVNQSLLTGEAFPVEKLPMELPEEADVLAAGNTVLFGTSVISGTARVLMCRTGQDTELGAIADTLLAKAPPTAFEEGTRHFGLLIMRMTVLLVLFVLLVNAFFHRPWLESFLFAVALAVGLTPELLPMVVSVTLSRGGLRMAAQKVIVKRLASIHNLGSMDVFCTDKTGTLTQARIHLERHQSPLGRESRRVLELAYYNSFFETGLKSPLDDAILEHTEIDVSGWQKIDEVPFDFERRRISVLLDNSTTRMLVVKGAPEDILRLSEQYEGESEADRRQLDSAARRDINAQFEALSNEGFRVLGIATRQVGHDHPHAVVGDESNLIFAGFAAFLDPPKESAKAALAGLAADRVAVKIITGDNELVTQHLFAQLALPVTGVLTGSEIQQLDDLALSARVEQVNLFCRVAPAQKNRVILALKRRGHVVGYLGDGINDATSLHSADVGISVDGAVDVAKAAADMILLEQDLAVLHAGVLEGRRTFGNIMKYIMMGTSSNFGNMFSMAGASIFLPFLPMLPVQILLNNLLYDVSELPIPLDRVDDDYLSQPRHWDMNFIRNFMLVIGPVSSVFDFLTFYVMLAVFHAGEALFHTGWFIESMATQVLVIFIIRTRKSPFKSRPSPWLVVCSLIVVALAGALPFTPAGVHLGFVAVSPLFFLILTAILLAYLLAVEVVKQWFFRRFVTR encoded by the coding sequence ATGTCTACAGCCGTCGTTAAACCTGACTCCCGTTTCTGGCAACGCCCCGTCGCGGCGCTCTTGGAACAGTTGGCCGCAAGTCCTGACGGACTGGGCGGCGCGGAGGCGGCTCGCCGCCTGGCCCGATTCGGCTTTAACCGCATCCATGGAGAGCGCAAAAGGGCTCTGCCGCTGCAATTTCTCGCCAAGTTCCGCAATCCCCTGGTAATAATTCTCCTTACCGCCAGCGCCCTGTCCGCATTCACCGGTGACGCCACCAGCTTCTTCATCATCGGGACCATCGTCTTCATCAGCGTCACCCTCGATTTTATCCAGGAATACCGGGCCGGACAGGCGGCTGAAGGCCTGCGCCAGTCTGTGGCGGTGCGGGCACAGGTGCTGCGGGACGGCAGGGTATCGGAGATACCACTCGCGGAGATGGTTCCTGGAGATGTGGCACTCCTTGCCGCCGGCGATCTGATTCCCTGCGACGGTCGCGTGCTGGCGGCAAAGGACTTTTTCGTGAACCAGTCCCTCCTGACCGGAGAAGCGTTCCCCGTAGAAAAACTGCCGATGGAATTGCCTGAAGAGGCGGATGTTCTCGCCGCTGGCAATACGGTCCTCTTTGGAACATCGGTGATCAGCGGCACGGCCCGGGTCCTTATGTGCCGCACCGGTCAGGACACCGAGCTCGGCGCGATCGCCGACACCCTGCTTGCCAAGGCCCCGCCCACCGCCTTCGAGGAGGGGACGCGCCATTTCGGACTTCTCATCATGCGCATGACGGTGCTGCTCGTACTGTTCGTTCTGCTGGTCAACGCCTTCTTTCACCGTCCCTGGCTCGAATCCTTCCTTTTTGCAGTGGCGCTTGCCGTGGGGCTCACACCCGAGCTTCTCCCCATGGTTGTCTCCGTGACGTTGTCGCGGGGCGGACTGCGTATGGCAGCCCAAAAAGTAATCGTAAAAAGGCTCGCTTCGATCCACAACCTGGGGAGCATGGATGTCTTCTGCACCGACAAGACCGGTACCCTGACCCAGGCCCGCATCCACCTCGAACGCCACCAGAGCCCCTTGGGGAGGGAAAGCCGGCGGGTCCTGGAGCTGGCCTATTACAACAGTTTCTTTGAAACCGGTTTGAAGAGCCCTCTGGACGACGCCATCCTGGAGCACACCGAGATCGACGTGAGCGGCTGGCAGAAGATAGATGAAGTCCCGTTCGACTTCGAGAGGCGCCGGATTTCCGTGCTCCTGGACAACTCCACGACCAGGATGCTGGTCGTGAAAGGCGCTCCCGAAGACATCCTGCGGCTGTCGGAACAGTACGAGGGGGAGAGTGAAGCGGATCGGCGTCAGCTGGACTCTGCAGCACGCCGGGATATCAATGCGCAATTCGAGGCCCTCAGCAACGAGGGGTTCCGGGTACTGGGAATCGCCACCCGTCAGGTCGGCCACGACCATCCCCATGCCGTGGTAGGTGATGAATCCAACCTGATCTTTGCAGGTTTCGCCGCCTTCCTCGATCCGCCCAAAGAGAGCGCCAAGGCGGCCCTGGCCGGACTTGCCGCCGACCGGGTCGCGGTCAAGATCATCACGGGGGACAACGAACTGGTGACTCAGCACCTCTTCGCGCAACTCGCCCTTCCGGTGACCGGGGTACTGACCGGCTCGGAGATCCAGCAACTCGATGACCTGGCGCTATCCGCGCGGGTCGAGCAGGTGAACCTCTTCTGCCGCGTTGCCCCAGCGCAAAAAAACCGGGTCATCCTGGCCCTGAAACGGCGCGGCCACGTGGTCGGGTATCTCGGCGACGGTATCAACGACGCCACGTCCCTTCATTCTGCCGACGTGGGGATCTCCGTGGACGGCGCCGTTGACGTGGCCAAAGCCGCGGCGGACATGATCCTTCTGGAGCAGGACCTGGCGGTGCTCCATGCCGGTGTCCTCGAAGGACGCCGCACCTTCGGCAACATCATGAAATATATAATGATGGGCACCAGCTCCAATTTCGGCAACATGTTCAGCATGGCAGGGGCCTCGATCTTTCTCCCCTTTCTTCCCATGCTGCCGGTGCAGATCCTCCTCAACAATCTCCTTTACGACGTATCGGAACTCCCCATTCCGCTGGACCGGGTGGATGACGATTACCTGAGTCAGCCCCGGCACTGGGACATGAACTTCATCCGCAACTTCATGCTGGTTATCGGCCCGGTCAGTTCCGTCTTCGATTTCCTCACCTTCTACGTCATGCTGGCGGTTTTCCATGCCGGCGAGGCCCTGTTCCACACCGGGTGGTTCATCGAGTCCATGGCCACCCAGGTGCTGGTCATCTTCATCATCCGTACCCGGAAGTCACCGTTCAAAAGCCGCCCCAGCCCATGGCTGGTCGTCTGCTCGCTGATCGTGGTGGCGCTGGCAGGCGCGCTGCCGTTCACTCCTGCCGGCGTTCATCTTGGTTTTGTTGCCGTATCGCCGCTCTTTTTCCTGATCTTGACCGCCATATTGCTGGCCTATCTGCTGGCCGTTGAGGTCGTGAAACAATGGTTCTTCCGACGCTTTGTCACGAGGTGA
- a CDS encoding B12-binding domain-containing radical SAM protein translates to MKVLLVYPKYPDTYWSFHYAMPFIGKKAAFPPLGLLTVAAIIPDSWSMKLTDLNVELLSDDDLRWADYVFISAMTVQRESAREVLARCKALGIKTVAGGPLFSTCHDEFPEVDHLVLGEAEVTLPRFLADLDHKKPERLYLSDERPDLSRTPIPRWSLIDMRKYASMNVQYSRGCPFDCEFCDITAMFGHTPRTKTTEQVIAELETLYSRGWRGGVFFVDDNFIGDKRKLKAEVLPAMTAWMEAHRHPFFFYTEASINLADDPHLLELMVAAGFQEVFIGIETPEKDSLRETGKLQNDNRDLLASVRSIQRAGLQVQGGFIVGFDSDSPAIFDKQLRFIQDSGIVTAMVGILMVLRGTKLHSRLASEGRIINTANGNNTDTALTFEPKMSPQVLVEGYQRLVKTIYSPDYFYERIMTFLKEYQLSGPSPFSTLQWRDLKAFFRSMLFLGILGKERLHYWKVFAWTLLRKPRLLPLTITLTIYGFHFRTVSDQICPYPASEE, encoded by the coding sequence ATGAAGGTACTACTCGTCTACCCCAAGTACCCCGATACCTATTGGAGTTTCCACTATGCAATGCCTTTTATCGGGAAAAAAGCAGCCTTTCCTCCCCTGGGTCTTCTTACTGTCGCTGCGATCATCCCGGACAGCTGGAGTATGAAGCTCACCGATCTGAACGTCGAGCTTCTTTCTGATGATGACCTGCGATGGGCCGACTATGTATTCATCAGTGCCATGACGGTCCAGAGGGAGTCAGCACGGGAAGTCCTGGCGCGATGCAAAGCTCTTGGGATCAAGACCGTTGCGGGAGGCCCCCTTTTCTCGACATGCCATGACGAATTCCCCGAGGTGGACCACCTGGTTCTCGGCGAAGCAGAGGTCACGCTACCGCGTTTTCTGGCAGACCTCGACCACAAGAAGCCGGAACGCCTCTACCTCTCCGACGAGCGCCCCGACCTCTCCCGTACCCCGATCCCGCGCTGGTCGCTGATCGACATGCGCAAGTACGCGTCCATGAACGTCCAGTATTCACGGGGATGTCCTTTCGACTGCGAGTTTTGCGACATCACCGCGATGTTCGGTCACACCCCGAGAACCAAAACCACCGAACAGGTCATAGCCGAACTGGAGACGCTCTACTCCAGGGGGTGGCGCGGAGGGGTGTTTTTCGTCGACGACAACTTCATTGGAGACAAGCGGAAGCTGAAAGCCGAGGTACTTCCGGCGATGACCGCCTGGATGGAGGCGCACCGGCACCCGTTCTTCTTCTATACCGAGGCGTCCATCAACCTTGCCGACGACCCGCACCTCCTGGAGTTGATGGTCGCGGCCGGGTTCCAGGAGGTCTTCATCGGCATCGAAACCCCGGAAAAGGATTCGCTGAGGGAAACGGGCAAACTGCAAAACGACAACCGCGATCTCCTTGCCTCGGTGCGGTCGATCCAACGGGCCGGGCTCCAGGTGCAGGGGGGCTTCATCGTGGGCTTCGACAGTGACTCGCCGGCCATCTTCGACAAGCAGCTCCGCTTCATTCAGGACAGCGGCATCGTTACGGCCATGGTGGGAATACTGATGGTACTGCGGGGCACCAAGTTGCATAGCCGGCTCGCCAGCGAGGGAAGGATCATCAACACGGCCAACGGGAACAACACCGATACCGCCCTCACATTTGAACCGAAGATGAGCCCGCAGGTGCTGGTGGAAGGGTACCAGCGGCTCGTGAAGACCATATATTCCCCGGATTACTTCTACGAGCGCATCATGACCTTCCTGAAAGAGTACCAGCTCTCCGGACCATCCCCGTTTTCCACGCTGCAGTGGCGCGACCTCAAGGCATTCTTTCGATCCATGCTGTTCCTGGGGATCCTCGGCAAGGAGCGGCTGCACTACTGGAAGGTTTTCGCCTGGACGCTCCTCAGAAAGCCACGGCTACTCCCGTTGACCATAACGCTGACCATCTACGGCTTTCATTTCCGCACCGTTTCCGACCAGATCTGCCCCTACCCCGCGAGCGAGGAGTAG
- a CDS encoding fibronectin type III domain-containing protein, producing MSLLHPLLDIVDVNVRDMSHVELGNFAINLADAFARHKDFQGEGAIPKPLCQLDVLRSLGAGHLAVTKEAESGNRFKKVERDASRPMVELHTTMLINWAAYRSVTENKPTLISELDLPPKMKASKGALHIEVTAPQNPKAKHGKSGVALITVNRVPGAMAYYVGICKGDPSLPESWSTVGPFHKSRNMELTGLEPGQLYYFKAYCSGPSGQSEWSSIISLRIL from the coding sequence ATGTCGCTACTTCATCCGCTACTCGATATTGTCGACGTCAACGTCCGGGACATGTCGCACGTCGAACTGGGCAACTTCGCCATAAACCTCGCGGACGCCTTTGCCCGCCACAAGGACTTTCAAGGCGAGGGCGCCATCCCGAAACCGTTGTGCCAACTCGACGTACTCAGGAGTCTCGGGGCAGGCCATCTCGCCGTCACTAAGGAGGCCGAGAGCGGCAACCGTTTCAAGAAGGTAGAGCGGGACGCCTCACGCCCGATGGTCGAACTGCACACGACGATGCTGATCAACTGGGCGGCCTACAGGTCCGTGACGGAAAACAAGCCTACACTCATCAGCGAATTGGACCTGCCCCCGAAGATGAAGGCATCCAAGGGGGCGCTCCACATCGAGGTGACTGCCCCGCAAAACCCGAAGGCGAAGCACGGCAAGTCGGGCGTCGCCCTCATCACCGTTAACAGGGTGCCAGGGGCAATGGCCTACTACGTGGGGATCTGCAAGGGCGATCCTTCACTGCCGGAGTCCTGGTCAACCGTCGGGCCGTTCCACAAGTCGCGGAACATGGAGCTAACCGGGCTGGAGCCCGGGCAATTGTATTATTTCAAGGCCTATTGCTCGGGGCCCAGCGGCCAGAGCGAGTGGTCCTCCATCATCAGCCTCAGGATCCTTTGA
- a CDS encoding TIGR02594 family protein — MNSDSKQSPLQHAPWLDIARKEIGQKEVVGQEDNLRILAYHATTTLKATDDETPWCSSFVNWCLKEAGIKGTDSAAAKSWVRWGVPSGPVPGAITVICSSKATDRSFSTSGAHVGFLVKETATHFRLLGGNQSNSVKESSFPKKSWTLLGRRWPVNC, encoded by the coding sequence ATGAACAGCGACAGCAAGCAATCCCCTCTTCAGCATGCCCCCTGGCTGGACATCGCCCGCAAAGAAATTGGCCAAAAGGAAGTAGTCGGCCAAGAGGACAACCTGAGAATACTTGCCTACCATGCCACGACCACCCTGAAAGCCACCGACGACGAGACACCGTGGTGTTCCTCCTTCGTCAATTGGTGCCTCAAGGAGGCCGGCATAAAAGGCACTGACTCAGCTGCTGCAAAAAGCTGGGTCCGCTGGGGGGTGCCATCGGGACCGGTGCCGGGAGCTATCACCGTCATCTGCAGCAGCAAGGCGACCGACCGCAGTTTCTCAACATCCGGCGCCCACGTCGGCTTCCTCGTCAAGGAAACCGCGACCCACTTCAGGTTGCTTGGAGGGAATCAAAGCAACAGCGTGAAGGAGTCGAGTTTTCCCAAAAAGAGCTGGACCTTGCTGGGGCGACGCTGGCCTGTGAATTGTTAA
- a CDS encoding M15 family metallopeptidase codes for MVHLVDSVGEGGRNYTIDVLRVQILLKSKGYTIPPGRGICGTATIAAIKKFQAAFMSQPTGLIEPHSVSLQKLTDESHAIYEWSGDSSQWSQDKKLKSLAPDLRGKVVFIIDKLRRDGFCPSIYYGWRSVAVQLVLHSSGRSKVKFSFHNAQLIDGTPNSYAADIIDSRFGWTNQAEIMGFWSALGNTAKSQGLIWGGDWSSFPDVAHVQLVPNSLLRTVKQESGL; via the coding sequence ATGGTGCATCTGGTTGATTCCGTTGGCGAGGGGGGGCGAAATTACACCATCGATGTTTTACGCGTACAAATCCTACTGAAATCAAAAGGCTATACCATCCCACCTGGTCGCGGTATCTGTGGGACCGCGACCATAGCTGCAATAAAAAAGTTTCAAGCTGCATTCATGTCACAACCTACCGGCTTAATCGAGCCCCATAGCGTTAGCTTGCAAAAACTGACTGATGAAAGCCACGCAATTTATGAATGGAGCGGAGATTCTTCACAATGGTCCCAGGATAAGAAGTTAAAAAGCCTCGCTCCTGACTTACGAGGGAAGGTAGTATTCATCATCGACAAGTTAAGGAGGGATGGATTTTGCCCATCTATTTACTACGGGTGGAGATCCGTAGCCGTTCAATTGGTACTCCATTCTTCAGGCAGATCCAAGGTAAAATTCAGCTTCCACAACGCCCAACTCATCGATGGGACTCCTAATTCCTATGCTGCAGACATCATTGATTCGCGCTTTGGGTGGACCAATCAAGCCGAGATAATGGGTTTCTGGAGTGCACTGGGAAACACGGCAAAATCCCAAGGCCTGATATGGGGCGGAGATTGGAGTAGTTTTCCTGACGTTGCTCATGTTCAGTTGGTTCCCAACTCGTTGTTGCGCACGGTAAAACAGGAGAGTGGGCTATGA